A portion of the Paenibacillus marchantiae genome contains these proteins:
- a CDS encoding TetR/AcrR family transcriptional regulator has translation MSEKSNARELIVSTAARLFFSQGYHATGLNQIIKESSTPKGSLYHYFPHGKEELAHECIQKANENILQKFEEVFAAHDNTGDAIQQFIHDLAIETEAAGFTGFLPFSFWAAVETSCISQQLRIACQDVFAGWQQIITKHLILDGIGEKKAQEMGLLVISLMEGALIISLTNQDKQPLLTAADYLSVVAKNAKEKQ, from the coding sequence ACAGCAGCCAGACTGTTTTTTTCACAAGGATATCATGCGACCGGTCTAAATCAGATTATTAAGGAGAGCAGTACGCCAAAAGGCTCGTTATATCATTATTTCCCACATGGCAAAGAAGAGCTCGCTCATGAGTGCATTCAAAAAGCCAATGAAAACATTCTGCAGAAGTTTGAAGAAGTGTTTGCTGCTCATGATAATACGGGGGATGCCATTCAGCAATTTATTCATGACTTAGCCATTGAAACGGAGGCGGCAGGTTTTACGGGTTTTCTTCCATTTAGTTTCTGGGCAGCCGTGGAGACCTCGTGCATCAGTCAACAATTGCGAATTGCCTGTCAGGACGTGTTTGCAGGATGGCAGCAAATCATTACGAAACATCTGATTTTGGATGGCATAGGTGAAAAGAAAGCACAAGAGATGGGACTACTCGTCATTTCCTTAATGGAGGGCGCATTAATTATCAGCCTGACCAACCAGGACAAACAGCCTTTGCTGACGGCTGCTGATTATTTGTCCGTTGTGGCGAAGAATGCAAAAGAGAAGCAATAA